AATGTCACTTGGGACACGAAGTGCAAAGGAGGTAGGGTTACGGAAGCGTCCTCGTCTGATTCACATGCGCGTGTGAAGCTGCTGGTCGGGCTGGGGAGGCCCGGTCTCGTACCACTCGCCTGCGAGGTATACTCTAGAGAATTATCCAGGTTCCTAATGGAGGGCAGCTGGCATCGCTGGTCCACCGAGGGGAGCGGCAAATGTACGTATCTGGGGCCCTCAGCTGGTGTATTTTTCTGTACCGGGGCAGGCAGGGGGGAGTTGTCCCGTTTTAGGATCAGTCCCCGCGCGGAGTTTCTGAATCGAAAGCATGGGAGGAGTAGCAAACATTGGCCTTTTTTGGctggtttctttcttgtgGAAATGTTATTGTGGCTCCTTTGTGTGTCGTTAAGGGTGGTTGGGGAACCACACCCTGCAACGCGCGTCTCCTTATATATGTTTTCCGACCACCCCAAAGCAGTCAGCACCCAGGTCTGTGATGTGCCGCGATGGGACCCTCTCTGGACACAATCCCTCAAGGAAAGTCGGACCGCAGTTGACCGAAGTGCGGGGCTCGCATCCCGGGACACAGTGCTCCGCAtacaaaaagaaacggCGGAACTTCCCACAATGCCCCGGTTTGCTGTACTCCGCCTCGGACCCATGGCTTCTCCGAGTCTCGAAGAAGCCTATTTGTCTCAAACAACGCTTGTCCCCGGCTGAGGTCGGGAAACGTTGCCCCACGGTCCCTGTAAAACTTATTCCCGCGTGAAACACAGGTTTCAAACGAGTCCGTCGTGTGGAAGGTGGGGCGGGGATACCACCGGAGACACGGACAAatgttgctgctgcgggACTTTACTCGTTACACAAAAAGTGATACCATTGGACATTGCTAACCAGATGTGTGGGGTGGTCCGTCCCATCTGAGTTTGTTATTTGTGCTTGTGTAAGGGAAAGTTTATTGTACCTGAAAGTATATTGAGATGGTCTCTGTGTGGCATGAAGGCAGTAGTTGACTTCCCATCAAAGCAACCTAAACAAAGGTTTTTCCTTGTCCAGATGATGACATCGAAGAACGATAAAAGATTCTACAAGCTTTAATCACGTTTCTGGAACATACGGAACATGCCATCTATTCAAGGCAATTACCAGAGAGTACAACAAAATGGCAGTGCTATAGTGCAAGACTAACGAGGCGACGTGTGATTCGTGGTTGGCGAGGGCCCAAAACGAAGTTTTGAACTGCACGataattttgttttcgcAGTGAAAAGGCTTGACTCGTAGAAGTAAAAATATTCAAACCACCGACGAGACTCACCAGGCTAATGGGGTCGGCCAGCTGAGCTCGCGGAAAAGCGAAAAAGGTTGGTTGCAACACCTTACAAGATGTTACAACTGTTAATGTTAATTCCGAAGCCGGGAGTCGAACCCGGGTCTCCACGGTGAGAACGTGATGTGATAGCCGTTACACTACATCGGACTGTTGGAATTTGTAATATATGAGACCAGTAATAAGACACGTAATTCGGAAATGCGGTTCAATGTCCTGGACGCAGGACATGGGATCATAAAGCATTGTGGACATTAACTAGAGAGCTCGATGGAGGGCAGACTAGGAGAAGGTTGCTACACCTTTCGAATCAGTCTACCGTGGCCGTGCGCCTCGAGACAAACATAAGCACCCAAAAGGTGACTGTACCCCAATAAGATATTAGTCACCaaaatgatagagaccaatAGGAAACAAGATGATAGAAACCAATAGGAAACAAGATGATAGAAACCAATAGGAAACaaaatgatagagaccaagaggaaacagaatgatagagaccaagaggaaacagaatgatagagaccaataagaaataaaataataaaGACACATTTGTAAAAAAATGATAGTGACCAAAAGGATAAGGACACATAGTAACACAAAAGTGAAAGCGAGGAGATcaggaaagagaaagaaccTTCTGGAGAATCCTACGAGCCAAGTGTTGTTCTTCACtaagaagaacaacactTACTATATAAACAATTCATAAGTAAGAATAGCATATCTTACAAATTTGTGTGATGTAGGTGTCATTACATcacaaaaaattgaatatcTTTACTCATTTTAACGGAACAAACTTTTTAATTACATCTTCAGGACGTTTTGTCTTCTATATAAGAGCTGTGAGCCTCTTTTCTGTCTTGATGTAAAATTTTAACTTTCTAAAAGTGCTTAAAATacttttgttctgtttgggAAGCGGTAGCGTGATGAAAGTTGCAAAAAGAACCCGAATTTGttggttgctgttcctaatttccaaaatattaTTCGATGAAGGGTACATTTTAAAGATATTTTGAGGGTGCAGTGCTTACTGCAACAGTATATTCTTGATTTTAAGATGGAAGGAGTGTTGCATGAAAAACATTTGTCAGTATAAGTAGCTACATTATGGGATTTTATATGATTTATTTTGCAACGAAGTCGTCATACAATTTGATAAATACTTCGTTCTGGCTCtgattttgtcaaaaaGAAGTAGTATACCACAATTTATGCTTAGTTATGGGTTTATGAACATTTAGGAGCGTTTATTGCCTAAAGAATAATATGAGAAATTGCGGAAAGCAGACAAGATGGGACATTCAATGATCTGCTTGAATTTGAGATAAAGTTGCGCATTGTTTTGCATCGTGTTTTATGTGAGGAATTCTCAGGAGGAAAAATCATATAAAAAAGCCTAAAATAAAGCTCGATAAACTTGAATAATCTCACGCTGTGATTATTTTCACTTGAATTACCATTGAGGCTGAAATCAAATTAATGACTGATTACATGgttcaacaaaaaaataaggtACTTACGTCCAGAGGTCACAAATAGATAATCTCTTCAAATAGTAGAAACTAATATACATGCATATGAATGGGTGGGTCGGATATGTAATTGAATGGAGCAAGGATTACAGCTTTTCTTTTACTCAACGTGAGTCTGGTATACCACGGCATCTTCTCCGGTTTGTTTTTTACATTTTATAATGCACAATTGGGTCAGCCACCTTTAACttcttttgagaaaatACTGGAAATCAAATCAAACTATAAGCCCAACTACGAGAATATAGATGTAGTCGACCCAGAACTAAAGTATCCGAATGCTCTTCTCAGGAAAATTACTGTCAAAAGAACAGTTTTGCAGGAAATAGGAAAATATTTAACACATTTTACTGAACTGTTCGAATACTATCCCATTACTGTCCGAACAAGAGATATTGAATACTCTAAACATTCTAGGGCATAgtgtaagagctaaagcaggttgtgattgagtaaagtgtgtaaggactctgatattgtgtatttacgccgtatacctaaagtatgtagttatatcagttgtgcaTCCTTGTCTAAAACTGGTTTTTTCttgggtcctggatttagagacggtcttgaaagatgtcggtgcagataccttgcggcttatatacgttccggataacgggccatccgcatgtctcgagttcgtatactcaaATGTCGGGTTaataatagttcacagtactgtattggATAGGGTAtcgggtcatgagtccattcccaaagggagttcccaatttatcctcatAGAAACTTAGCATATATTCTTTCTATTTTatgttttgcaattttaAGTAGagctttgaaaagaatcCATTTCATAATCAAAATAACAAACATATTAATTAAGCTTTAAGTTAGCTATCattgtttgatttttgTGCGGACACCCTAGTATTCATATTTATGATATATACGTAAGTATACTCGTTAATTTTGCTCTTTCTCATTTGAGTGTGCCTTGTTGGGAGACCTTGCATCCAGATACTGTCTTAGAAGACGTCTAAGAAGATATCTTGTcgtttatatacgttcctGTAACGTGGAACCAGAGTGTTTTGAGGTTCCCTTCACACCTTGAGCTATGTTTTACAGAACTTAGGATTGGACAGGCCGTAAACGTATTGCTTTGTAGAATTGATAAACAACTACGACACGCTTCAACTTTCTTATCATTGATTCCAGCAAGATTTACAATTATTGAACCTCTAGAAAGCGGTGAATTCACCAGAACGTCATGCGAGAACGATAATTACCCAATAGCAGTCAGTAAAACGTCTTCTTAATAGCCCAACCAGGTTGAAACCCTTTCTTACAACCTATTGGTGCCTAATTTTCAGTATTTAACCGGTGAGACAGTTGCTCACCACTTTCAAAGGGCAAGACAGAATGAGGTAAAGCAGCCCGCAGAAGGGAAACTGTGTCTGTACTCTGATCAGAAAGGTATCATAGACCCATCCCTTGTCCCACCTCCACTATACTCTATATATCCAGTCAGAAGTAGTTGGTGCGATGGTAGCTCTTATTCCATTTTTCGTTACATATTAGGCCAATGGAATTCACAGTAATTAGGGATGCAGACTGGCaagttgttgctgaaggGATGAGAACAATGCAGTTAAAGCCTGCGATCCGAATTATTAGTAGCTGGAAACGGTTCTCCACACTGCCGTGCGGCGTGCGACCGGACGGTGGGGTTCACCCTGGGCAGAGGTCGAGTTCTGAGGTCATCTTCCGTGAGTATgtcgagaagttgaacaagcCGCGTGTGATGGTGAGGAACCGAACATTTGAGCCGAGATACACTCACCGAGAGTGGAAGGTGCTGAGACCTTACGAACAAGTTATCGGCTCTTGTTTGGCCAAATGGCTCTGGGTGAACTATCAGATAAACGACTTTCCGTATTACGATCTCAATATAGTGCAAGTATTCACTGACTTGAGGGCCTGTACTTCGATGTGCAAATCGATAATGACGTTctttgagaagaaactcTCTAAGAACCATTTCGAGAAAATTCATTACATCTTGGTCCCACTGTACAAGCTAGACAAGATCCCCAGTGCCATCATGGATGGCATTCCAGGGCATGTTGAGTTGGTAAACGATATCAAAAAATCACCCTTCCATAAAACGGGAGGTAAACTTGGTGCGTTGCAATCCCTGGAAAACTGGATCCAGGACCCAGTCTACGTTCTCTTTCTGAACGATATTTTGAGAAATATAGCCCACGACTTGGTGAGGTTTGGAGATCGCGGTTGGGAGCAATGCTACGTTTGTCTTGACAACGATGGTCAGCCGAGGGATTACCAATTTCACGAGAATCCGGATC
This sequence is a window from Huiozyma naganishii CBS 8797 chromosome 3, complete genome. Protein-coding genes within it:
- the KNAG0C06290 gene encoding type II protein arginine methyltransferase (similar to Saccharomyces cerevisiae YKL162C; ancestral locus Anc_5.646) — translated: MEFTVIRDADWQVVAEGMRTMQLKPAIRIISSWKRFSTLPCGVRPDGGVHPGQRSSSEVIFREYVEKLNKPRVMVRNRTFEPRYTHREWKVLRPYEQVIGSCLAKWLWVNYQINDFPYYDLNIVQVFTDLRACTSMCKSIMTFFEKKLSKNHFEKIHYILVPLYKLDKIPSAIMDGIPGHVELVNDIKKSPFHKTGGKLGALQSLENWIQDPVYVLFLNDILRNIAHDLVRFGDRGWEQCYVCLDNDGQPRDYQFHENPDPLCQRTLDTIFESGSMGYPTQNVYVPSQLIQLFDVMQSLIPEYRLFAIDHDPTATRTGYTRWLQDIIYGTLKTTPGPLETLLEGGHKLPIQFQPDFKFLNSLYTNLENSKFANKMCEVTFLRHFVNDWTDTSASQSSQMQEQYKSLQGSPLTVLQAA